The following are encoded together in the Nocardioides okcheonensis genome:
- a CDS encoding DUF1206 domain-containing protein yields MSNASDAAEKVHDSAWFDHAIRAGLVAYGVVHLLVAWLAIQLAIGDKEDQASNSGAMHYLAQQPMGKALVWLIAIGMLLLVVWRVLEALYGYADESDEKKRLLKRASSIGKAVIYGALAWSAFKTATGDGGGKGGTDSTTAKIMQMPGGQLIVGVIGLAIIGYGISLVVRGWTEKFREHLDAQGQAGQDGSAYVLFGKVGYIAKGVAIAIVGGLFAWASATHDAKKSGGLDQALQTVLEQPFGQVLLIAIALGIAGYGAFCFARAKHLSR; encoded by the coding sequence ATGAGCAACGCGTCGGACGCCGCCGAGAAGGTCCATGACAGCGCGTGGTTCGACCACGCGATCCGCGCCGGGCTGGTGGCGTACGGCGTCGTCCACCTGCTGGTGGCGTGGCTGGCGATCCAGCTCGCCATCGGCGACAAGGAGGATCAGGCCTCCAACAGCGGCGCCATGCACTACCTCGCCCAGCAGCCGATGGGCAAGGCGCTGGTCTGGCTGATCGCGATCGGCATGCTGCTGCTCGTCGTGTGGCGCGTGCTCGAGGCGCTCTACGGCTACGCCGACGAGTCCGACGAGAAGAAGCGGCTGCTCAAGCGCGCGTCCTCGATCGGCAAGGCGGTGATCTACGGCGCCCTCGCGTGGAGCGCCTTCAAGACCGCCACCGGTGACGGCGGCGGCAAGGGCGGGACCGACAGCACCACGGCGAAGATCATGCAGATGCCGGGCGGCCAGCTCATCGTCGGCGTGATCGGCCTCGCGATCATCGGTTACGGGATCTCGCTGGTCGTGCGCGGCTGGACCGAGAAGTTCCGCGAGCACCTCGACGCGCAGGGCCAGGCCGGGCAGGACGGCTCGGCGTACGTCCTCTTCGGCAAGGTGGGCTACATCGCCAAGGGCGTCGCGATCGCGATCGTGGGCGGTTTGTTCGCCTGGGCCTCGGCCACCCACGACGCGAAGAAGTCCGGCGGGCTCGACCAGGCGCTGCAGACGGTGCTGGAGCAGCCGTTCGGGCAGGTGCTGCTGATCGCGATCGCGCTCGGGATCGCCGGCTATGGCGCGTTCTGCTTCGCCCGCGCCAAGCACCTCTCGCGCTAG
- the nusB gene encoding transcription antitermination factor NusB has product MAARSKARKRALDILFASELRSEDPVEALERAIAAGEGPTNPYTATLVRGVVEHRERIDEVLSTYSKSWTLGRMPAVDRNVLRIGVFELLWGDDDVPQSVAVSEAMHLVQDLSTDESPTFVNGLLGSVMRDRATLV; this is encoded by the coding sequence GTGGCTGCCCGTTCCAAGGCCCGCAAGCGCGCGCTGGACATCCTCTTCGCCTCCGAGCTCCGCTCCGAGGACCCGGTGGAGGCGCTCGAGCGCGCCATCGCCGCCGGCGAGGGCCCGACCAACCCCTACACGGCCACCCTGGTGCGCGGTGTCGTCGAGCACCGCGAGCGCATCGACGAGGTGCTGAGCACCTACAGCAAGAGCTGGACGCTCGGGCGGATGCCCGCGGTCGACCGCAACGTGCTGCGCATCGGCGTCTTCGAGCTGCTGTGGGGCGACGACGACGTGCCGCAGAGCGTCGCGGTGAGCGAGGCGATGCACCTCGTGCAGGACCTCTCCACCGACGAGTCGCCGACCTTCGTCAACGGCCTGCTCGGCTCGGTCATGCGCGACCGCGCCACCCTCGTCTGA
- the efp gene encoding elongation factor P: MATTNDLKNGMVLKIEGQLWSVVEFQHVKPGKGPAFVRTKLRNVESGKNVDKTFNAGTKVETANVDKRTMQYLYNDGSSYVFMDTSTYEQLEVTPEVVGDAKNFMLENQEAIVATNEGRVLFIELPASVELLIAETEPGLQGDRSTGGTKPATLETGHTIAVPLFITTGEKVKVDTRDSSYLGRVKG; the protein is encoded by the coding sequence ATGGCAACCACCAACGACCTGAAGAACGGCATGGTCCTCAAGATCGAGGGCCAGCTCTGGTCCGTCGTCGAGTTCCAGCACGTCAAGCCCGGCAAGGGCCCGGCCTTCGTCCGCACCAAGCTGCGCAACGTCGAGTCGGGCAAGAACGTCGACAAGACCTTCAACGCCGGCACCAAGGTCGAGACGGCCAACGTCGACAAGCGCACCATGCAGTACCTCTACAACGACGGCTCGTCCTACGTCTTCATGGACACCAGCACCTACGAGCAGCTCGAGGTCACCCCCGAGGTCGTCGGCGACGCGAAGAACTTCATGCTGGAGAACCAGGAGGCGATCGTCGCCACCAACGAGGGTCGCGTGCTCTTCATCGAGCTGCCCGCCTCGGTGGAGCTCCTCATCGCCGAGACCGAGCCGGGCCTGCAGGGCGACCGCTCCACCGGCGGCACCAAGCCCGCCACGCTGGAGACCGGCCACACCATCGCGGTCCCGCTGTTCATCACCACCGGCGAGAAGGTCAAGGTCGACACCCGCGACTCGTCCTACCTCGGCCGCGTCAAGGGCTGA
- a CDS encoding aminoglycoside phosphotransferase family protein, translating into MQTTVQTSTHAVTLGDTEVRKEFVADHEAEAEREWACLALLAEHAPGLAPRPLRREDGATPVVVMERVPGEPLAPRPLSAAQTAALGAALRRMYDVAPTALADAGIGGRSHGPREHADLMVEWLGREVDLAPCRDPGLVAEALAAARAYVADPRLPEPHLTCLGIADLNPANVLWDGRAVRLVDFEDAGLSDPAYELADHVEHLGSRLPGVYDARALADAVGLTRADRERAAAYRPLWGAFWLAMLLPGNRAWHRNPAGTTEAHAAHFMALVGHH; encoded by the coding sequence GTGCAGACCACGGTCCAGACCTCCACGCACGCGGTGACGCTCGGCGACACCGAGGTCCGCAAGGAGTTCGTCGCCGACCACGAGGCCGAGGCCGAGCGTGAGTGGGCCTGCCTGGCGCTGCTGGCCGAGCACGCACCCGGGCTCGCCCCGCGCCCGCTGCGGCGCGAGGACGGCGCGACACCGGTGGTCGTGATGGAGCGGGTCCCCGGTGAGCCGCTCGCGCCGCGCCCGCTGTCGGCGGCGCAGACCGCGGCCCTGGGCGCAGCGCTGCGACGGATGTACGACGTCGCGCCGACCGCGCTGGCCGACGCCGGGATCGGCGGACGCAGCCACGGCCCGCGCGAGCACGCCGACCTGATGGTGGAGTGGCTGGGCCGCGAGGTCGACCTCGCGCCGTGCCGCGACCCCGGCCTGGTGGCCGAGGCGCTCGCGGCGGCGCGGGCGTACGTCGCCGACCCGCGGCTCCCGGAGCCGCACCTGACCTGCCTGGGGATCGCCGACCTCAACCCCGCCAACGTGCTGTGGGACGGGCGGGCGGTGCGGCTCGTCGACTTCGAGGACGCCGGCCTCAGCGACCCGGCCTATGAGCTCGCCGACCACGTCGAGCACCTCGGCAGCCGGCTCCCGGGCGTGTACGACGCCCGCGCGCTCGCCGACGCCGTCGGGCTGACCCGGGCCGACCGGGAGCGGGCGGCGGCCTACCGGCCGCTGTGGGGGGCGTTCTGGCTCGCGATGCTGCTGCCCGGCAACCGCGCGTGGCACAGGAACCCGGCGGGGACGACCGAGGCGCACGCCGCGCATTTCATGGCTCTCGTGGGCCACCACTAG
- a CDS encoding NAD(P)H-binding protein: protein MHTTIFGGHGKVALLLAPLLVEAGHEVHSVIRNPDHVAEVEATGATAVVSSVEDADLAALTDLLRGSDAVVWSAGAGGGSPERTDAVDRDAAIRSMDAAVAAGVGRYVMVSFSGASPDHLVPEDDPFRRYQDAKIAADDHLRGTDLGWTVLGPGALTSEASDGRVNPDASSRDGDESPRELVAQVAAAVLADERAVGRTLVFGKGEVPIDEWLSSLG, encoded by the coding sequence ATGCACACCACGATCTTCGGCGGCCACGGCAAGGTGGCCCTCCTGCTCGCTCCCCTCCTCGTCGAGGCCGGTCACGAGGTCCACTCGGTGATCCGCAACCCCGACCACGTCGCCGAGGTCGAGGCGACCGGCGCCACCGCGGTGGTCTCCTCGGTCGAGGACGCCGACCTGGCCGCCCTCACCGACCTGCTCCGCGGCTCCGACGCGGTCGTCTGGTCGGCCGGCGCGGGCGGCGGGTCCCCCGAGCGCACCGACGCCGTCGACCGGGACGCCGCGATCCGCTCCATGGACGCCGCCGTCGCCGCGGGCGTCGGTCGCTACGTCATGGTGTCGTTCTCCGGCGCCTCCCCCGACCACCTGGTGCCCGAGGACGACCCGTTCCGGCGCTACCAGGACGCCAAGATCGCCGCCGACGACCACCTGCGCGGCACCGACCTCGGCTGGACCGTGCTGGGCCCCGGCGCGCTCACCTCCGAGGCGTCCGACGGGCGGGTCAACCCCGACGCCTCCTCGCGCGACGGCGACGAGTCGCCCCGCGAGCTGGTGGCGCAGGTCGCCGCCGCGGTGCTCGCCGACGAGCGCGCGGTCGGCAGGACGCTGGTCTTCGGCAAGGGCGAGGTCCCGATCGACGAGTGGCTCTCCTCGCTGGGCTGA
- a CDS encoding PhzF family phenazine biosynthesis protein, whose translation MLPFRQVDVFSSEPWLGNPLAVVHDADGVSDAQMAAFARWTNLSETTFLSAPTDPAADYRVRIWTPAGELPFAGHPTIGSAHAWLEAGGVPRGDVVVQECGAGLVDVRRSPRLGFAAPPLVRSGPVDDALRDRILAGLAVQASLVQDMAWIDNGPGWVGVDLGDAEAVVALVPDLAAFTDLKVTVLGRWDDARADELGADVEVRAFFADGRDFTEDPVTGSANAGLAQWLIGSGALPAAYTSRQGSVIGREGRVWLEAVDATVWVSGDAVTRVAGRVDLGPA comes from the coding sequence ATGCTGCCCTTCCGCCAGGTCGACGTGTTCAGCTCCGAGCCGTGGCTCGGCAACCCGCTCGCCGTCGTCCACGACGCCGACGGCGTGAGCGACGCGCAGATGGCGGCCTTCGCGCGCTGGACCAACCTCTCGGAGACCACCTTCCTGAGCGCACCGACCGACCCGGCCGCGGACTACCGCGTGCGGATCTGGACGCCCGCGGGTGAGCTCCCGTTCGCCGGGCACCCGACGATCGGCAGCGCCCACGCGTGGCTGGAGGCCGGGGGAGTGCCGCGCGGCGACGTCGTGGTGCAGGAGTGCGGGGCCGGGCTGGTCGACGTGCGCCGCTCGCCACGGCTCGGGTTCGCCGCGCCGCCGCTGGTCCGCTCCGGGCCGGTGGACGACGCGCTGCGGGACCGGATCCTCGCCGGGCTCGCGGTGCAGGCGTCCCTCGTGCAGGACATGGCGTGGATCGACAACGGACCGGGCTGGGTCGGGGTCGACCTCGGCGACGCCGAGGCCGTGGTGGCGCTGGTGCCCGACCTCGCTGCGTTCACCGACCTGAAGGTCACGGTACTGGGGCGCTGGGACGACGCGCGGGCGGACGAGCTGGGCGCCGACGTCGAGGTGCGGGCGTTCTTCGCGGACGGGCGCGACTTCACCGAGGACCCCGTCACCGGCAGCGCGAACGCCGGGCTGGCCCAGTGGCTGATCGGCAGCGGGGCGCTGCCGGCCGCGTACACCTCCCGGCAGGGCAGCGTGATCGGCCGCGAGGGCCGCGTCTGGCTCGAGGCCGTCGACGCGACGGTCTGGGTGTCCGGCGACGCCGTCACGCGGGTGGCGGGCCGGGTCGACCTCGGCCCCGCCTGA
- a CDS encoding type II 3-dehydroquinate dehydratase has product MTRVLVLNGPNLGRLGRRQPEIYGSTTHAELAHQCVEWGSGLGLEVEVRQTNHEGDLLDWLNAAADDGVPVVLNAGAWTHYSLALWDACAQLTAPLVEVHISDPKQRAEEFRHTSVVEPHAAATIAGQGIDGYRQALVFLSGT; this is encoded by the coding sequence ATGACCCGTGTCCTCGTCCTGAACGGCCCCAACCTCGGCCGGCTCGGCCGGCGCCAGCCGGAGATCTACGGATCGACGACCCACGCCGAGCTCGCGCACCAGTGCGTGGAGTGGGGGAGCGGACTCGGGCTGGAGGTCGAGGTGCGCCAGACCAACCACGAGGGCGACCTGCTCGACTGGCTCAACGCCGCCGCCGACGACGGGGTGCCGGTGGTGCTCAACGCGGGCGCCTGGACCCACTACTCGCTGGCCCTCTGGGACGCCTGCGCCCAGCTCACCGCGCCGCTGGTCGAGGTGCACATCTCCGACCCCAAGCAGCGCGCCGAGGAGTTCCGGCACACGTCCGTCGTCGAGCCGCACGCCGCCGCGACGATCGCCGGGCAGGGGATCGACGGCTACCGCCAGGCGCTCGTGTTCCTCTCCGGGACCTGA
- a CDS encoding DUF402 domain-containing protein: protein MSDTTGDETAVSESGGTMQRLSGAAAPRQVDLALLEEHRSVGAGWPVAGSGPFLAPGEVVQWCHGASIDPMRVVRDDERGLVAWLAEDTEQLMWWPADGRAMREVPLEERFGVPRAPVVRRWQGSGVLRLAPTGRPWSVWVFLEDDGSLAGHYVNLELVHHRDGATTASRDLVLDLWLDADGALWLKDADEIGAAVAGGHLSAAAADEVRAVAEWARAEVVEGRSWVLDEEWTTWRPPAAWTPPSLPDGDDVRAARSRTLSA from the coding sequence GTGAGCGACACCACGGGGGACGAGACGGCCGTCAGCGAGTCCGGCGGGACGATGCAGCGGCTGTCCGGGGCGGCCGCCCCGCGGCAGGTCGACCTGGCGCTGCTGGAGGAGCACCGCTCGGTCGGCGCGGGATGGCCGGTCGCCGGCAGCGGGCCCTTCCTCGCCCCGGGCGAGGTGGTCCAGTGGTGCCACGGCGCGAGCATCGACCCGATGCGGGTGGTCCGCGACGACGAGCGCGGGCTGGTCGCCTGGCTCGCAGAGGACACCGAGCAGCTGATGTGGTGGCCCGCGGACGGGCGCGCGATGCGCGAGGTGCCGCTGGAGGAGCGCTTCGGGGTGCCCCGCGCCCCGGTGGTCCGCCGCTGGCAGGGCTCGGGGGTGCTGCGCCTGGCGCCGACCGGACGCCCCTGGTCGGTCTGGGTCTTCCTCGAGGACGACGGCAGCCTCGCCGGCCACTACGTCAACCTCGAGCTGGTCCACCACCGCGACGGCGCGACGACGGCCTCGCGCGACCTCGTCCTCGACCTCTGGCTCGACGCGGACGGCGCGCTCTGGCTCAAGGACGCCGACGAGATCGGGGCGGCGGTCGCGGGAGGCCACCTGTCGGCGGCCGCGGCCGACGAGGTCCGCGCCGTCGCCGAGTGGGCGCGCGCCGAGGTCGTCGAGGGCCGCTCGTGGGTGCTCGACGAGGAGTGGACCACCTGGCGGCCGCCGGCCGCGTGGACGCCGCCGTCGCTGCCGGACGGCGACGACGTCCGGGCCGCGCGGAGCCGTACGCTCTCGGCATGA
- the aroB gene encoding 3-dehydroquinate synthase produces MTDTVIHVGGASPYDVVVGHGLADRLPGMLGESVQRVAVLYAGTLGALADPVVDALVEHYDVLALGLPDGERAKTAPVAADCWEALGEAGFTRSDAVVTIGGGATTDLGGFVAASWLRGVRVVHVPTTLLAMVDAAVGGKTGINTGAGKNLVGAFHEPAGVLCDLALLESLPRAELVAGLGEVVKCGFVADPAILDLVERTDPAAITWDSPELRELVERAVRVKVDVVVDDLKETGGTGGHPGREVLNYGHTLAHAIERTSDYAVRHGEAVAIGCVYVAELAARAGSLDPALVERHRAVLARVGLPTTYDAASFDDLHAAMKVDKKARGSQLRFVVLDALAAPRILAGPGEDDLRAAYAALASAK; encoded by the coding sequence ATGACTGACACGGTCATCCACGTCGGAGGCGCCTCGCCCTACGACGTGGTGGTCGGCCACGGCCTGGCCGACCGGCTGCCCGGGATGCTGGGCGAGTCGGTGCAGCGCGTCGCCGTGCTCTACGCCGGCACGCTGGGCGCGCTCGCCGACCCCGTCGTCGACGCGCTGGTCGAGCACTACGACGTGCTGGCGCTCGGCCTGCCCGACGGGGAGCGGGCGAAGACCGCACCCGTCGCCGCGGACTGCTGGGAGGCGCTCGGCGAGGCCGGCTTCACCCGCTCCGACGCCGTCGTCACGATCGGCGGGGGAGCGACCACCGACCTGGGCGGGTTCGTGGCGGCGAGCTGGCTGCGCGGCGTGCGCGTCGTCCACGTGCCGACGACGCTGCTCGCGATGGTCGACGCGGCCGTGGGTGGCAAGACCGGCATCAACACCGGCGCCGGGAAGAACCTCGTCGGCGCCTTCCACGAGCCGGCCGGCGTGCTGTGCGACCTCGCGCTGCTGGAGTCGCTGCCGCGCGCGGAGCTCGTCGCCGGGCTCGGCGAGGTGGTCAAGTGCGGCTTCGTCGCCGACCCCGCGATCCTCGACCTCGTCGAGCGCACCGACCCCGCCGCGATCACGTGGGACTCACCCGAGCTGCGCGAGCTCGTCGAGCGGGCCGTCCGGGTGAAGGTGGACGTCGTGGTCGACGACCTCAAGGAGACCGGCGGCACCGGGGGCCACCCGGGCCGCGAGGTGCTCAACTACGGCCACACCCTGGCGCACGCGATCGAGCGCACCAGCGACTACGCCGTGCGCCACGGCGAGGCCGTCGCCATCGGCTGCGTCTACGTCGCCGAGCTCGCCGCGCGGGCCGGCTCGCTCGACCCTGCGCTCGTCGAGCGGCACCGTGCGGTGCTGGCGCGGGTCGGGCTGCCGACGACCTACGACGCGGCCTCCTTCGACGACCTGCACGCCGCGATGAAGGTGGACAAGAAGGCGCGGGGCTCACAGCTCCGGTTCGTCGTGCTCGACGCCCTGGCCGCGCCGCGGATCCTCGCCGGCCCCGGCGAGGACGACCTGCGCGCGGCCTACGCGGCGCTAGCGTCTGCCAAGTGA
- a CDS encoding shikimate kinase yields the protein MAPRVVLVGPMGAGKTTVAGLLGDAWGVPVRDTDADIVATSGREIADIFVESGEETFRDLEAAAVASALADHDGVLALGGGAVLRPETRAALDGVTVVFLRVGLSDAVRRVGLGVGRPLLLGNVRGRIKALLDERAPIYESVADHVVETDGRTPDEVAAEIRDLLGATRRRPSPSHDAEGTPEHD from the coding sequence ATGGCTCCCCGTGTGGTGCTCGTCGGACCGATGGGCGCCGGCAAGACGACGGTCGCCGGCCTGCTCGGCGACGCGTGGGGAGTGCCGGTGCGCGACACCGACGCCGACATCGTGGCCACCAGCGGCCGCGAGATCGCCGACATCTTCGTGGAGTCCGGCGAGGAGACCTTCCGTGACCTCGAGGCGGCGGCAGTGGCGTCCGCGCTGGCCGACCACGACGGCGTCCTGGCCCTCGGTGGCGGCGCCGTGCTGCGCCCCGAGACACGTGCGGCGCTCGACGGCGTGACGGTGGTGTTCCTGCGCGTCGGGCTCTCCGACGCGGTCCGGCGGGTCGGCCTCGGGGTCGGGCGCCCGCTGCTCCTCGGCAACGTGCGGGGGCGGATCAAGGCCCTCCTCGACGAGCGCGCCCCGATCTACGAGTCGGTGGCCGACCACGTCGTGGAGACCGACGGCCGCACCCCCGACGAGGTGGCCGCGGAGATCCGGGACCTGCTGGGCGCGACTCGGCGACGTCCGTCTCCGTCGCACGACGCCGAGGGGACCCCGGAGCATGACTGA
- the aroC gene encoding chorismate synthase yields MLRWLTAGESHGPSLVAILEGLPAHVRVTTDDLADSLARRRLGYGRGARMKFEQDQVRVLGGVRHGETQGGPVAIEVGNTEWPKWEKVMSADPVDPVELDALARNAALTRPRPGHADLVGMQKYDFDEARPILERASARETAARVALGRVASNFLEQAVGARIVSHVVSLGGVKAPAGSIPGPDDVERLDADEVRCLDPGASAAMVARIDEAHKDGDTLGGVVEVVVHGLPPGLGSHVHWDRRLDARLAGALMGIQAIKGVEVGDGFELADTPGSLAHDEIVATDEGLRRASGRSGGTEGGMSTGEVLRVRAAMKPIATVPRALRTVDVATGEATVAHHQRSDVCAVPAAGIVAEAMVALVLADAVVEKFGGDSVAETRRNAESYLDTLRFR; encoded by the coding sequence ATGCTCCGATGGCTCACAGCAGGCGAGTCCCACGGTCCCTCGCTGGTGGCGATCCTCGAGGGGCTGCCCGCCCACGTCCGCGTCACGACCGACGACCTCGCCGACTCGCTCGCCCGGCGCCGCCTCGGCTACGGCCGCGGGGCACGGATGAAGTTCGAGCAGGACCAGGTGCGGGTCCTCGGCGGCGTGCGCCACGGTGAGACCCAGGGCGGCCCGGTCGCCATCGAGGTCGGCAACACCGAGTGGCCGAAGTGGGAGAAGGTCATGTCGGCCGATCCCGTCGACCCGGTCGAGCTCGACGCCCTCGCCCGCAACGCCGCGCTGACCCGCCCGCGCCCCGGCCACGCCGACCTCGTCGGCATGCAGAAGTACGACTTCGACGAGGCCCGCCCGATCCTCGAGCGCGCGTCCGCCCGCGAGACCGCGGCCCGCGTCGCGCTCGGTCGCGTCGCCTCCAACTTCCTCGAGCAGGCCGTCGGCGCCCGGATCGTCTCCCACGTCGTGTCGCTCGGCGGGGTGAAGGCTCCCGCGGGCTCGATCCCCGGGCCCGACGACGTCGAGCGCCTCGACGCCGACGAGGTGCGCTGCCTCGACCCCGGGGCGAGCGCCGCGATGGTGGCGCGCATCGACGAGGCCCACAAGGACGGCGACACCCTCGGCGGCGTCGTCGAGGTCGTCGTCCACGGCCTCCCGCCGGGCCTCGGCTCCCACGTGCACTGGGACCGCCGCCTCGACGCCCGGCTGGCCGGCGCGCTGATGGGCATCCAGGCGATCAAGGGCGTCGAGGTCGGTGACGGCTTCGAGCTCGCCGACACCCCGGGCTCGCTGGCCCACGACGAGATCGTGGCGACCGACGAAGGCCTGCGCCGCGCCTCGGGCCGCTCCGGTGGCACGGAGGGTGGCATGTCGACCGGCGAGGTGCTGCGGGTGCGCGCGGCGATGAAGCCCATCGCCACGGTCCCGCGGGCGCTGCGCACCGTCGACGTCGCCACCGGCGAGGCCACCGTCGCCCACCACCAGCGCTCCGACGTGTGCGCGGTGCCCGCCGCGGGCATCGTCGCCGAGGCGATGGTGGCGCTGGTGCTGGCCGACGCGGTGGTCGAGAAGTTCGGCGGCGACTCGGTCGCCGAGACCCGGCGCAACGCCGAGTCGTACCTCGACACCCTCCGGTTCAGGTGA
- a CDS encoding prepilin peptidase: MTDTVLASLLAALVAALGGLLVPVVLAQLPAPEPPTTPLPEGEEPPVAYAVLAARPGLGWRCALVSAVLGALVGATQGLDWPLVWLAPLVPVAVGLAHVDWHTRLLPRRVVVPATLAVLAAVVVVGLATDQRDALVRAVVAMVVVRSFFWVLWFVHASGLGFGDVRLAALVGLVLGWEGWGAVALGLWSGFVALGVPGVLLALVRRDLALVRKAYPFGPAMLAGALVGLVWGTALGARLWG, encoded by the coding sequence GTGACCGACACCGTGCTGGCCTCGCTGCTCGCGGCGCTCGTCGCGGCGCTCGGGGGCCTGCTGGTGCCGGTCGTCCTCGCGCAGCTGCCGGCACCCGAGCCGCCGACGACGCCGCTGCCCGAGGGCGAGGAGCCGCCGGTGGCGTACGCCGTGCTGGCGGCGCGCCCCGGGCTGGGCTGGCGCTGCGCGCTGGTGTCGGCGGTGCTCGGCGCCCTGGTGGGCGCCACCCAGGGTCTCGACTGGCCGCTCGTCTGGCTCGCCCCGCTGGTGCCGGTGGCGGTGGGCCTGGCCCACGTCGACTGGCACACGCGGCTGCTGCCGCGCCGGGTCGTCGTGCCGGCCACCCTCGCCGTGCTGGCCGCGGTCGTCGTGGTCGGCCTCGCCACCGACCAGCGCGACGCCCTGGTGCGCGCGGTGGTCGCCATGGTCGTCGTGCGCTCGTTCTTCTGGGTGCTGTGGTTCGTCCACGCGTCGGGGCTCGGCTTCGGCGACGTGCGGCTCGCCGCGCTGGTCGGCCTGGTGCTCGGCTGGGAGGGCTGGGGTGCGGTCGCGCTCGGCCTGTGGTCCGGTTTCGTCGCGCTCGGCGTCCCGGGCGTGCTGCTGGCGCTGGTGCGCCGCGACCTGGCGCTGGTGCGCAAGGCGTACCCCTTCGGTCCGGCGATGCTCGCGGGAGCACTGGTGGGTCTCGTCTGGGGGACCGCGCTCGGTGCGCGGCTCTGGGGCTGA
- a CDS encoding shikimate dehydrogenase, producing the protein MSGRRCGVLGDPVAHSLSPVLHRAGYAALGLDWRYDAHRVSAGGLAGFLDGLDPQWRGLSLTMPLKREAMALADRLTDRARLAGAVNTLVLDDDGARTGDNTDLPGAVAAVRERTSLPLVSAAVLGGGATATSTGLALADLGVRSVRVLVRDASRAEETVRALRSHPAGIEVTTGDLAGRDPLDVDVVTSTVPAAAQTPDLVARCGLAPVLFEVLYDPWPTPLAASAGDRVLVGGLDLLVHQAVLQFHLFTGLQAPLEAMREAGHRALAGRSPT; encoded by the coding sequence GTGAGCGGGCGCCGCTGCGGCGTGCTGGGCGACCCGGTCGCCCACTCGCTGTCCCCGGTCCTGCACCGCGCCGGCTACGCCGCGCTCGGGCTCGACTGGCGCTACGACGCGCACCGGGTGTCGGCCGGCGGGCTGGCGGGCTTCCTCGACGGCCTCGACCCGCAGTGGCGCGGGCTGTCGCTGACCATGCCCCTCAAGCGCGAGGCGATGGCGCTGGCCGACCGGCTGACCGACCGCGCGCGGCTCGCGGGGGCGGTCAACACCCTGGTGCTGGACGACGACGGCGCCCGCACCGGTGACAACACCGACCTCCCGGGAGCGGTGGCGGCGGTGCGCGAGCGCACCTCGTTGCCGCTGGTGTCGGCCGCGGTGCTCGGCGGCGGCGCGACGGCCACCTCGACCGGGCTGGCCCTGGCCGACCTCGGGGTGCGCTCGGTCCGGGTGCTGGTCCGCGACGCGTCCCGCGCGGAGGAGACGGTGCGGGCGCTGCGGTCCCACCCGGCCGGGATCGAGGTGACCACCGGCGACCTGGCGGGCCGCGACCCGCTCGACGTCGACGTGGTGACCTCGACCGTCCCGGCGGCGGCGCAGACCCCCGACCTGGTCGCGCGGTGCGGGCTCGCGCCGGTGCTGTTCGAGGTGCTCTACGACCCCTGGCCCACGCCGCTCGCCGCGTCGGCGGGCGACCGGGTGCTCGTGGGTGGGCTGGACCTGCTGGTGCACCAGGCGGTCCTGCAGTTCCATCTCTTCACCGGCCTGCAGGCTCCCCTGGAGGCGATGAGGGAGGCGGGCCACCGCGCGCTCGCCGGACGGAGCCCGACGTGA